The following coding sequences lie in one Polynucleobacter necessarius genomic window:
- a CDS encoding EAL domain-containing protein, whose amino-acid sequence MGAEALLRWSPLDLEVIPPDVFIPVAEEVGLITSIGEWALKGACAQLKRWSENDSTKDLALSVNISAKQFRTENFVDMVKAAVSDARINPKLLKLELTESLLLEDVDSVISTMNVLRDLGVKFSMDDFGTGYSSLSYLKRLPLDELKIDKSFVLDIAWDEGDRAIIRSILSLAQTLKLDVVAEGVETIEQRDYLLSEGCSFYQGYLYGKPLSEENFLALISTLQ is encoded by the coding sequence GTGGGTGCAGAGGCTTTACTGCGTTGGAGTCCGCTAGATTTAGAAGTTATTCCGCCCGATGTTTTTATTCCTGTTGCCGAAGAGGTGGGACTCATCACTTCCATTGGCGAGTGGGCTCTAAAGGGGGCATGCGCCCAATTGAAGCGCTGGTCGGAAAATGACAGTACTAAGGATTTGGCACTGTCAGTCAATATTAGCGCCAAACAATTTAGAACAGAAAATTTTGTCGATATGGTGAAAGCCGCCGTGAGCGACGCTCGCATTAATCCAAAACTCTTAAAGTTGGAATTGACTGAGAGTCTATTGCTTGAAGATGTGGATTCTGTTATTTCCACCATGAACGTGTTGAGAGATCTAGGCGTGAAGTTTTCTATGGATGACTTTGGTACTGGATATTCATCCTTGAGCTATTTAAAGCGCTTACCACTAGATGAACTCAAAATCGATAAGAGCTTTGTGCTTGATATTGCGTGGGATGAGGGTGATCGAGCGATTATCCGTTCGATACTCTCTTTGGCTCAAACCTTGAAGTTAGATGTTGTTGCGGAAGGGGTTGAAACCATCGAGCAACGAGATTACCTTTTGTCCGAGGGTTGCTCTTTCTATCAGGGTTATCTCTACGGAAAGCCATTGAGTGAAGAGAATTTTCTAGCATTAATTAGTACACTTCAATAG
- a CDS encoding penicillin acylase family protein, producing MGYLHATERSWQMKMNRRIASGRLSEILGNDTVKIDPFVRTLGIKRAAEERQFDRYPVSAKRLLQAYADGVNAGNSQLGWALPVEYFLTGSKPWALVTDR from the coding sequence TTGGGCTATCTTCATGCTACCGAGCGTTCTTGGCAAATGAAAATGAATCGCCGCATTGCTAGCGGACGACTTTCTGAAATCCTAGGCAATGACACAGTCAAGATTGATCCGTTTGTACGCACGCTTGGCATTAAACGCGCCGCTGAAGAACGTCAATTCGATCGCTATCCAGTTTCGGCTAAACGCCTACTGCAAGCTTATGCTGATGGGGTAAATGCTGGTAATTCACAATTAGGATGGGCTTTGCCGGTTGAATATTTTTTAACTGGCTCTAAACCTTGGGCACTGGTCACCGACCGATAG
- a CDS encoding peptidase dimerization domain-containing protein — translation MLEKFQFDTPPHDLMGQGTLNIGTAKAGLNINSVPDAAEMTLDIRSVPGQSHQHIFGCLCKTLDPNIKLETIMDVEGIYTPPDHPWIQTVYAFCEEINGVKALLQNPSLTLRMHLLSKV, via the coding sequence CTGCTTGAGAAATTTCAGTTTGACACTCCACCTCATGACCTTATGGGCCAAGGCACATTGAATATAGGTACAGCTAAAGCAGGATTAAATATTAATTCTGTTCCCGACGCCGCTGAAATGACCTTAGATATTCGCTCCGTACCGGGACAAAGCCATCAGCATATTTTTGGCTGCCTTTGCAAAACACTCGACCCAAACATTAAGCTAGAAACCATCATGGATGTTGAGGGAATCTATACCCCGCCAGATCATCCATGGATTCAAACAGTCTATGCTTTTTGCGAAGAAATTAATGGCGTAAAGGCTCTGCTCCAAAATCCATCTCTTACTTTACGGATGCATCTGCTCTCAAAGGTTTGA
- a CDS encoding PAS domain S-box protein — translation MTDQRGNILRVNSAFEKISGYSADELVGKNTSLFKSPEYHDEAFYRNLWEAVVTEGFLEKVAFGIETRRSEPCQFGFPFQRLKASVALTLTILVFISMLATPESRTQDLRACLL, via the coding sequence GTGACGGACCAGCGTGGCAATATATTGCGCGTGAATTCTGCATTTGAAAAAATTTCTGGCTACTCTGCTGATGAATTGGTTGGAAAAAATACTTCACTTTTTAAATCCCCTGAATATCATGATGAAGCCTTTTACCGTAATTTATGGGAGGCAGTGGTAACTGAGGGGTTCCTGGAAAAGGTGGCGTTTGGAATAGAAACAAGGAGGAGCGAACCCTGCCAGTTTGGCTTTCCATTTCAGCGGTTAAAGGCCTCGGTGGCACTCACACTCACTATATTGGTATTTATTTCAATGCTAGCGACCCCAGAAAGCCGAACGCAGGATCTTAGAGCTTGCCTACTATGA
- a CDS encoding molybdopterin cofactor-binding domain-containing protein — MDQVSITWDDGANANVSSASIKKMLEEGLNANDTFVHNTNGDVKAAFSSASKTIEATYEAWVPTQDGEASLAAVIEASGLPADKCNVYKVNLGGGFGHRGAFQDYTTQVVNIAKQMPGTPIKLIWTREEGMTQGRYHPVMMCKMSAAIDDKKNVTGVNMRLSGQSILAAVRPAVVASFKGKDPLAFQGVDPTGEHGITYSFPNLNIDHAMRNTHVPPGFWRGVNVNQNAIFVETFMDELAEATGVDAGEFRRKHMAEYPRAIAVLNAVADGIGWTKPAASGVYRGVAQIRSFGGYVAAACEISVKNGNEVKIHRIVAATDPGYVVNPAQVARQVSGSFVYGLSALFEEEITIENGAVVQKNFDTFNSIRLYQMPPVETIIVQGGGKDWGGVGEPNDCGVAAPAVLNAFYRATSKRLRTVPLKNSGIKLV; from the coding sequence ATGGACCAAGTCAGCATCACTTGGGATGATGGCGCGAACGCTAACGTCTCAAGTGCTTCAATTAAAAAGATGTTAGAAGAAGGTTTAAATGCGAACGATACCTTTGTTCACAATACCAATGGTGATGTAAAGGCTGCTTTTTCTTCTGCATCTAAAACGATTGAAGCTACTTATGAAGCTTGGGTGCCAACACAAGATGGCGAAGCGTCTTTGGCCGCAGTGATTGAAGCGTCAGGACTTCCTGCGGATAAGTGCAATGTCTATAAAGTTAATCTTGGTGGTGGCTTTGGGCATCGTGGCGCTTTCCAGGATTACACAACACAGGTAGTCAATATTGCTAAGCAGATGCCTGGGACTCCGATCAAGTTAATTTGGACTCGTGAAGAAGGTATGACGCAGGGTCGTTACCATCCAGTCATGATGTGCAAGATGAGCGCTGCTATTGACGACAAGAAAAATGTTACTGGCGTCAATATGCGTCTATCTGGTCAGTCCATTTTGGCTGCAGTTCGTCCAGCAGTTGTGGCGTCATTTAAGGGCAAAGATCCGTTGGCATTTCAGGGTGTTGACCCAACTGGTGAGCACGGTATTACTTATAGTTTCCCGAATTTAAATATTGATCACGCCATGCGCAATACTCATGTGCCTCCCGGTTTTTGGCGCGGTGTGAATGTAAACCAAAATGCAATCTTTGTTGAAACGTTCATGGATGAATTGGCTGAGGCTACTGGTGTAGATGCGGGGGAGTTTCGTCGCAAGCATATGGCAGAGTATCCGCGAGCCATTGCGGTGTTGAATGCAGTGGCCGATGGTATCGGTTGGACCAAGCCGGCTGCATCTGGTGTATATCGTGGAGTAGCGCAAATACGCTCTTTTGGAGGCTACGTTGCCGCGGCTTGCGAGATTTCGGTTAAAAATGGCAATGAAGTGAAGATTCATCGTATTGTTGCTGCAACTGATCCTGGTTATGTTGTAAATCCTGCGCAAGTTGCACGCCAAGTTTCCGGTTCTTTTGTTTACGGTCTATCAGCTTTATTCGAAGAGGAAATTACGATTGAAAATGGCGCCGTAGTTCAGAAGAACTTTGACACCTTTAACTCTATTCGTCTTTATCAGATGCCTCCAGTGGAAACCATCATCGTTCAAGGTGGCGGTAAAGATTGGGGTGGGGTTGGAGAGCCCAACGATTGCGGGGTAGCTGCACCAGCTGTTTTGAATGCATTCTATCGAGCAACAAGCAAGCGTTTGCGCACGGTACCCCTGAAAAATAGCGGCATCAAGTTGGTATAA
- a CDS encoding penicillin acylase family protein — MQSKNPYKTLQAPSLHTVYDLSDLENSFFIYQTGQSGWIQSKFYRNMNVLWANNEYLPLKMKPEKVNRQLELINK, encoded by the coding sequence TTGCAATCTAAGAACCCGTACAAGACCTTACAAGCCCCGAGCTTACATACCGTATACGATCTTTCCGACCTGGAAAATTCTTTCTTTATCTATCAAACAGGCCAATCCGGCTGGATACAAAGTAAGTTTTATCGCAATATGAATGTTCTTTGGGCTAATAATGAATATCTTCCTTTAAAAATGAAGCCTGAAAAGGTTAATCGGCAGCTTGAATTAATCAATAAGTAG
- a CDS encoding thiosulfate oxidation carrier protein SoxY → MAIEKEMKKMIQTHRRDWFKQVRGLGFLALGFCFNPIAAFAKKEDAVEAIKKITGGAKVQEGRVNLVIPPPVENGNLVVLKVSVDSPMTANDYVKAIHVIAEGNPLPNIFYRLPDSTIWHSKYHYSSSLG, encoded by the coding sequence ATGGCGATTGAAAAAGAGATGAAAAAAATGATTCAAACTCACCGTCGAGACTGGTTTAAACAGGTCCGTGGGCTTGGGTTTTTGGCTTTAGGTTTTTGCTTTAACCCAATCGCAGCCTTTGCTAAAAAAGAAGACGCCGTAGAAGCAATCAAAAAAATTACTGGCGGAGCGAAAGTGCAAGAGGGTCGCGTTAATCTGGTTATTCCACCGCCAGTTGAGAACGGCAATTTAGTGGTGTTGAAAGTGAGTGTGGATAGTCCAATGACTGCGAATGATTATGTCAAGGCGATTCATGTCATCGCAGAGGGCAATCCCTTGCCTAATATTTTTTACCGCTTACCTGACTCCACGATCTGGCACAGCAAATATCACTACTCGAGTTCGCTTGGCTGA
- a CDS encoding FIST signal transduction protein, with protein sequence MAEIIGCSSSGNICGDHVSDQDIILSAISFSATRVLVKSALIEDKADVDSAVTRLANAFAEPKPKHLFALSDGLSISGSEQTRRLNVPGVPVTGGLAGDADRFHSSWVMVNGPVQQHQVALVGFYGDLNVTYGFSMGWREFGPERRVTRSVENVVYEIDHRPALEVYTKYLGELSKDLPGSGCVFCYP encoded by the coding sequence ATTGCGGAAATCATAGGCTGCTCATCTTCTGGAAATATTTGCGGCGATCATGTTTCCGATCAAGACATCATTTTGTCGGCTATTTCTTTTTCAGCAACACGCGTCTTAGTAAAAAGTGCCCTGATAGAAGACAAGGCAGACGTGGACTCGGCAGTGACACGTTTAGCCAATGCGTTTGCAGAGCCTAAACCGAAACATTTATTTGCACTCTCTGACGGCTTATCCATTAGCGGTTCAGAGCAGACTAGAAGGTTAAATGTTCCCGGTGTTCCTGTTACCGGTGGATTGGCTGGAGATGCTGATCGCTTTCATAGTTCATGGGTAATGGTGAATGGTCCAGTGCAGCAGCATCAAGTGGCATTAGTCGGGTTTTATGGTGACCTCAATGTCACTTATGGATTTTCTATGGGTTGGCGAGAGTTTGGTCCAGAGCGTAGAGTTACTCGATCTGTTGAAAATGTCGTTTATGAGATTGATCACCGACCTGCTCTAGAGGTCTATACCAAATATTTAGGGGAGTTATCCAAAGACCTTCCAGGTAGCGGTTGCGTTTTCTGCTATCCATAA
- a CDS encoding CidA/LrgA family protein, with protein sequence MIYGLVQILLFQRSLGELASKFILPTLPGPVIGLILMVLWLVLRKGINTELAMVADGFSQYLGLLFVPAAVGVVLFLSQLKANALAIISALIGSVILTIASSALVARFLSQKAPHE encoded by the coding sequence ATAATTTACGGGCTAGTACAAATCCTTCTTTTTCAGAGGAGCCTCGGCGAGCTGGCCTCTAAATTCATTTTGCCTACCCTACCAGGACCTGTGATCGGCCTGATTCTCATGGTGTTATGGCTCGTTTTGCGCAAAGGCATTAATACTGAGTTAGCCATGGTTGCCGATGGATTTAGCCAATACCTTGGACTCCTCTTTGTTCCGGCAGCAGTCGGGGTGGTCTTATTTCTATCGCAGCTTAAGGCAAATGCATTGGCAATAATTAGCGCCCTCATTGGTAGCGTCATTCTTACCATTGCCTCTAGTGCATTGGTTGCGCGCTTCTTGAGTCAGAAAGCACCTCATGAGTGA
- a CDS encoding surface-adhesin E family protein encodes MKKISLLLALSATLFGSNNAFAEWQEIGQNDQSSVFVDTDTLQTQGNLAQIMSMLNFKKPGLDPQSKENVNSIVGLNEYDCSTGKYRPIEFKVFTETRGRGKVVVDQKTPDSVFVSIPNGAWAAGVFNVACRTK; translated from the coding sequence ATGAAAAAAATTTCTCTTCTCTTGGCATTAAGCGCAACACTTTTTGGCTCAAATAATGCATTTGCAGAATGGCAAGAAATTGGCCAAAACGATCAATCTTCTGTTTTTGTAGATACTGATACGCTTCAAACTCAGGGCAATTTGGCACAAATCATGTCTATGCTCAACTTTAAAAAACCTGGTTTAGACCCACAAAGCAAAGAGAATGTGAATTCTATTGTTGGTCTCAATGAATACGATTGCAGCACTGGAAAATATCGCCCCATTGAATTCAAAGTATTCACTGAAACTCGTGGCAGAGGCAAAGTGGTCGTTGACCAAAAAACTCCTGATAGCGTATTTGTATCCATCCCAAATGGTGCATGGGCTGCGGGAGTATTCAATGTTGCGTGTCGCACCAAATAA
- a CDS encoding penicillin acylase family protein has translation MMAYDLGGNWQRELQRLELSKFLTTKQVWEMYPPYGTDEPVSNVDFAKMYREMSVFPSSPKPVEGKPQNLPATELGKLMQMGGNNGIGSNNWALSGKLTTTGKPLLANDPHLGLSVPAIWYFAHLEAPDLNAMGGTLPGIPAVVLGRTDKFAWSFANTGPDVQDLYIEQIDAKNPGMHRGPDGPLPFKVRQEIIDIKGSPSFTFLVKKRIMVQSFQILMHEPSEL, from the coding sequence ATGATGGCTTATGACCTTGGAGGCAATTGGCAAAGAGAATTGCAAAGACTTGAGTTATCCAAGTTTCTCACCACAAAGCAAGTCTGGGAGATGTATCCACCTTATGGCACAGATGAGCCAGTCAGCAATGTAGATTTTGCAAAAATGTATCGAGAGATGAGCGTCTTCCCTTCTTCACCCAAGCCTGTAGAAGGCAAACCACAAAACTTGCCGGCTACTGAACTAGGTAAACTGATGCAAATGGGAGGTAATAATGGCATCGGATCGAATAATTGGGCTCTCAGCGGCAAACTCACTACCACTGGGAAGCCTTTACTAGCGAATGATCCCCATTTAGGACTTTCTGTGCCTGCCATTTGGTACTTCGCCCATCTAGAGGCGCCAGATTTAAATGCAATGGGCGGAACGCTTCCTGGAATTCCAGCAGTAGTGTTGGGTAGAACAGATAAATTTGCCTGGAGCTTTGCCAATACCGGACCCGATGTTCAGGATTTATACATAGAACAAATCGATGCAAAAAATCCCGGGATGCACAGAGGGCCAGATGGCCCCCTGCCCTTTAAGGTACGACAAGAAATCATTGACATCAAAGGTTCGCCATCATTTACTTTTTTGGTAAAAAAACGCATCATGGTCCAGTCATTTCAGATTCTTATGCACGAGCCAAGCGAGCTATAG
- the soxA gene encoding sulfur oxidation c-type cytochrome SoxA, which produces MKRRAFLYLGTAYLICSLSIAVAGPTQQSSYELMSAENKAMQDDPLLNPAMFWVGDGEALWQQKLGPQNKSCSTCHADAKKSMRGVATQFPKVINGKLQTLEGQINQCRVNAQSAPALAYESKDLLALTSFIAFQSKGLPIAITQSSVNGPCLQKDRRIFNERMGQLNLSCAQCHEDRAGLKLGGSLILKAILMPIQFIAWSGKHWEHYKGGCVIV; this is translated from the coding sequence GTGAAAAGACGAGCCTTCCTATATCTAGGAACTGCCTATTTAATCTGTAGCCTCTCCATTGCGGTAGCTGGTCCTACCCAGCAATCAAGCTATGAGTTGATGTCTGCTGAGAATAAAGCGATGCAAGACGATCCATTATTAAATCCCGCGATGTTTTGGGTTGGTGATGGGGAAGCGCTGTGGCAGCAAAAGTTGGGGCCACAAAATAAATCCTGCAGCACCTGTCATGCTGATGCCAAAAAATCGATGCGTGGTGTAGCCACGCAATTCCCAAAGGTGATAAACGGTAAGTTGCAGACTCTAGAAGGTCAAATTAATCAATGTCGCGTCAATGCCCAATCTGCTCCTGCCTTAGCCTATGAGAGCAAGGATCTTTTGGCGCTAACAAGTTTTATTGCCTTTCAGTCAAAAGGCTTACCTATCGCTATCACTCAAAGCTCAGTAAATGGACCATGCTTGCAAAAAGACCGACGTATATTTAATGAGCGCATGGGACAACTCAATTTATCTTGCGCACAATGTCATGAAGATAGAGCGGGCTTAAAGTTAGGAGGCAGCCTTATCCTTAAGGCCATCCTAATGCCTATCCAATTTATCGCCTGGAGTGGCAAACACTGGGAGCATTACAAAGGCGGTTGCGTAATTGTATGA
- a CDS encoding penicillin acylase family protein — MQNVVMADMDGNIAFQAAGVAPKRILHQGLYGVAPTPGWDRQYDWNGYVPFEQLPSSNNPEQGWLATANQKIIAANDPNPLTGAWDLPARYDRIVELIKAKNIHSVDDMKKMQGDTLSLASTPLLELFKASQSTHPLASQAMEMMKNFEGDMKVSSSGALIFNAWADQLTRNLFSRLGYLFSDNYGVRNYRAPLLLQIKNPNSPWCDDPKTQAVESCQDSSNKALDKALDYLSKEYGNDPNTWAWGKAHIAILEHRPFSKVPLIGGLFNIKTPFRATAFLST, encoded by the coding sequence ATGCAAAATGTGGTGATGGCAGATATGGATGGCAACATTGCTTTTCAAGCTGCAGGTGTAGCCCCCAAAAGAATCTTGCATCAGGGCTTATATGGGGTAGCTCCAACACCTGGCTGGGATAGGCAATACGACTGGAATGGCTACGTGCCTTTTGAACAGCTACCGTCGAGCAACAATCCTGAGCAAGGCTGGTTGGCAACTGCAAATCAAAAAATCATCGCAGCAAATGATCCTAACCCCCTGACGGGAGCCTGGGACTTACCTGCTCGTTACGACCGTATAGTAGAGCTCATCAAGGCAAAAAATATACACTCCGTCGATGATATGAAAAAAATGCAAGGCGATACTTTATCCCTCGCCTCAACGCCTCTATTGGAGCTATTCAAGGCGAGTCAATCAACTCATCCTCTAGCATCTCAGGCCATGGAGATGATGAAAAACTTTGAGGGAGACATGAAAGTATCTAGTTCTGGTGCACTTATTTTCAATGCATGGGCTGATCAATTAACGCGCAATCTTTTTTCAAGATTGGGTTATTTATTTTCCGATAATTATGGCGTACGTAATTACCGAGCCCCACTCTTGCTCCAGATAAAAAATCCGAATAGCCCTTGGTGCGATGATCCTAAAACGCAAGCCGTGGAATCGTGTCAGGACTCGTCAAACAAAGCCCTTGATAAAGCCCTGGACTACCTCAGTAAAGAATATGGAAATGACCCAAACACTTGGGCTTGGGGCAAGGCGCATATCGCCATTTTGGAACACCGCCCCTTTAGCAAAGTTCCCCTCATTGGCGGCTTATTTAATATTAAGACCCCCTTCCGAGCGACAGCTTTTCTATCAACGTAG
- a CDS encoding M20/M25/M40 family metallo-hydrolase produces the protein MSYATIQPDCWSRRTLSASTWTLPQDAEALSRAYQEPPNTTNICFTGHVDVVPLGDRPWDHDPFSGVIQDGKLFGRGSSDMKSGIAAFIVAAMKTANLAQGKNGISMIITAGEETGCEGAFYIAQQKEVIDFIGKVGYFVVAEPTANEPITLVTKVLIDSALRLRVLLLMALCLNGVITLLQTCQRCPTA, from the coding sequence ATGAGTTATGCAACTATCCAACCGGATTGTTGGAGTCGGCGAACTTTGAGTGCCTCAACGTGGACTTTGCCCCAAGACGCAGAAGCATTGTCGCGCGCATACCAGGAGCCCCCCAACACCACGAACATTTGCTTTACAGGGCATGTAGATGTAGTTCCATTGGGTGATCGCCCATGGGATCATGATCCTTTCTCAGGCGTCATTCAGGATGGCAAATTATTTGGACGTGGCTCTAGTGATATGAAAAGTGGTATTGCCGCTTTTATCGTAGCAGCAATGAAAACAGCCAATTTAGCTCAGGGCAAAAACGGCATCAGCATGATTATTACTGCTGGTGAGGAAACCGGTTGTGAGGGCGCCTTCTATATTGCCCAACAAAAAGAAGTAATTGATTTTATTGGCAAGGTTGGTTACTTTGTCGTTGCAGAACCAACTGCTAATGAACCAATCACATTGGTCACAAAGGTGCTTATTGACTCCGCGCTAAGGCTGAGGGTATTACTGCTCATGGCTCTATGCCTGAACGGGGTGATAACGCTTTTACAAACTTGCCAAAGGTGCCCTACTGCTTGA
- a CDS encoding thiosulfate oxidation carrier complex protein SoxZ, whose amino-acid sequence MSKASRTSITMPATAKKDSIIEIRAIAQHDMDSGFRYTEDGKLIPRDIIRAFTCNYNSVEVFKADLFSGIGANPLIIFNAVAVESGTLGFRWVGDNGYEAVNQASISVS is encoded by the coding sequence ATGAGTAAAGCTTCTCGTACTTCCATCACCATGCCTGCAACGGCAAAAAAAGATTCCATTATCGAGATTCGAGCTATCGCACAGCATGATATGGACTCGGGCTTTCGCTATACAGAAGATGGCAAGCTTATTCCGCGTGACATCATTCGAGCCTTTACCTGTAACTACAACTCTGTAGAAGTATTTAAAGCTGATTTATTCTCAGGCATTGGAGCCAACCCTTTAATCATTTTCAATGCTGTGGCAGTGGAGTCCGGCACGCTTGGGTTTAGGTGGGTTGGGGATAATGGCTATGAAGCAGTCAACCAGGCTAGTATTTCTGTTTCGTGA
- a CDS encoding LysE family translocator, producing MASIFTAQELIALIIFCAAMSFSPGPNTMLTTAIAANEGFRCAIPFTLSVPFGWLFIMLACGFGLGALVTEIPSLRIAIKLLGCAYLIWLAFKLCQSKKLQEIDSARLNMTFLKGVALQFLNIKVWLLAITATGSWILYSSGQPSSNPSARLVFACVIVMLFAFTSNLTYAIAGSLFREWLGTGRRLVIFNYLLAFLLVVTALWTLSI from the coding sequence ATGGCCTCTATTTTTACCGCTCAAGAGCTGATTGCGCTCATCATCTTTTGCGCTGCCATGAGCTTTTCTCCTGGTCCCAATACGATGCTGACAACTGCTATCGCTGCAAACGAGGGATTTCGTTGCGCCATACCTTTTACCCTATCGGTGCCATTTGGCTGGTTATTCATTATGTTGGCATGCGGCTTTGGCCTTGGGGCGTTGGTGACGGAAATACCTAGCCTGCGGATTGCTATTAAATTACTTGGCTGTGCATATTTAATTTGGCTTGCTTTTAAACTATGTCAAAGTAAGAAGTTGCAAGAAATTGATTCCGCACGTCTTAATATGACCTTTTTAAAGGGTGTAGCGCTTCAGTTTTTAAATATTAAGGTGTGGTTGTTAGCGATTACGGCGACGGGCTCTTGGATTCTATACTCCAGTGGACAGCCTAGCTCCAATCCAAGCGCAAGACTCGTATTCGCTTGTGTAATAGTGATGCTCTTCGCATTTACCAGCAATCTAACTTATGCAATCGCAGGCTCTCTTTTCAGAGAATGGCTTGGGACTGGCCGACGACTAGTAATTTTTAACTACTTACTAGCCTTTTTATTGGTAGTTACTGCTCTTTGGACTTTAAGTATTTAA